In Lagenorhynchus albirostris chromosome 14, mLagAlb1.1, whole genome shotgun sequence, one DNA window encodes the following:
- the MBD1 gene encoding methyl-CpG-binding domain protein 1 isoform X24, with amino-acid sequence MAEDWLDCPALGPGWKRREVFRKSGATCGRSDTYYQSPTGDRIRSKVELTRYLGPACDLTLFDFKQGILCYPAPKAHSLAIPSRKRKKPSKPAKAQKRQVGPSKSEVRKEAPRDETKADAGTVPASLPAPGCCENCGISFSGDGTRRQRLKTLCKDCRAQRIAFNREQRMFKRVGCGECAACQVTEDCGACSTCLLQLPHDVASGLFCKCERRRCLRIVERSRGCGVCRGCQTREDCGRCRVCLRPPRPGLRRQWRCVQRRCLRGKHGRRRGGCDSKVAPRRRPPRTQPLPALPPSQPPESPELHPRALAPSPPAEFIYYCVDEDELPYTNRRQNRKCGACAACLRRMDCGHCDFCCDKPKFGGSNQKRQKCRWRQCLQFAMKRLLPSVWAGSEDGAGPPAAYPRRKRPGSARRPRLGQTPKPPLATPMAQPDRAQTPVKQEAGSGFVLPPPGTDLVFLREGASSPVQVPGPAPASTAALLQEAQCPGLSWVVALPQVKQEKADAQEDWTPGTAILTSPVLLPGCPSKAVDPGLPPVKQEPPDPEEDKEEENKDDPTADLAPEEEAGGAGTPVITEIFSLGGTRLRDTAVWLPRAGNREGKMDVKSGRPRRHWRPRARAANHADGPEPMSASHHLQLR; translated from the exons ATGGCTGAGGACTGGCTGGactgcccagccctgggccctggctgGAAGCGCCGTGAGGTCTTTCGCAAGTCAGGTGCCACCTGTGGACGCTCAGACACCTATTACCAGAG ccccacaggaGACAGGATCCGAAGCAAAGTTGAGCTGACCCGATACCTGGGCCCTGCGTGCGATCTCACCCTCTTTGACTTCAAACAAGGCATCCTGTGCTATCCAGCCCCCAAG GCCCATTCCTTGGCCATCCCCAGCAGGAAGCGGAAGAAGCCTTCGAAGCCAGCCAAGGCTCAGAAACGTCAGGTTGGACCTTCGAAGAGCGAAGTCAGGAAGGAGGCCCCAAGGGATGAGACCAAGGCTGATGCTGGCACAGTCCCAGCCTCACTTCCTGCGCCTGG GTGCTGTGAGAACTGTGGAATCAGCTTTTCAGGGGATGGAACCCGACGGCAGCGGCTCAAGACTCTGTGCAAGGACTGCCGAG CACAGAGAATTGCTTTCAACCGGGAGCAGAGGATGTTTAAG CGTGTGGGCTGCGGGGAGTGTGCGGCCTGCCAGGTAACAGAAGACTGTGGGGCCTGCTCCACCTGCCTTCTGCAGTTGCCCCATGATGTGGCCTCGGGGCTGTTCTGCAAGTGTGAGCGAAGACGGTGCCTCCGGATTGTGGAAAGG AGCCGAGGGTGTGGAGTGTGCCGGGGCTGTCAGACCCGAGAGGACTGTGGCCGTTGTCGAGTCTGCCTTCGCCCTCCCCGCCCTGGTCTCAGGCGCCAGTGGAGGTGCGTCCAGCGGCGTTGCCTGCGG GGTAAACACGGCCGCCGCAGGGGAGGCTGCGACTCCAAGGTGGCTCCCCGGCGGCGCCCCCCCCGAACCCAGCCACTGCCTGCACTTCCGCCCTCGCAGCCTCCAGAGTCTCCAGAGCTG CACCCCAGAGCCCTGGCCCCCTCGCCACCTGCTGAATTCATCTATTACTGTGTAGACGAGGACGAGCTA CCTTACACGAACCGTCGGCAGAACCGCAAGTGTGGGGCCTGTGCGGCCTGCCTGCGGCGGATGGACTGTGGCCACTGCGACTTCTGCTGTGATAAGCCCAAATTCGGGGGCAGCAACCAGAAGCGCCAGAAGTGTCGTTGGCGCCAGTGCCTGCAGTTTGCTATG AAGCGGCTGCTGCCAAGTGTCTGGGCAGGTTCCGAGGATGGCGCCGGGCCACCCGCAGCTTACCCGCGTCGAAAGAGGCCTGGCTCTGCTCGAAGGCCCCGTCTGGGTCAGACCCCGAAGCCTCCCTTGGCCACGCCCATGGCCCAGCCAGACCGTGCCCAGACTCCAGTGAAGCAGGAAGCAGGCAGTGGCTTTGTGCTGCCCCCGCCTGGCACCGACCTCGTGTTCTTACGGGAGGGTGCAAGCAGTCCCGTGCAGGTGCCTGGCCCAGCTCCAGCCTCCACGGCGGCTCTGttacag GAGGCCCAGTGCCCTGGCCTGAGTTGGGTCGTGGCCTTACCCCAGGTGAAGCAAGAGAAGGCGGATGCCCAGGAAGACTGGACACCGGGCACAGCCATCCTGACTTCTCCTGTATTGCTGCCTGGCTGCCCCAGCAAG GCAGTAGACCCAGGCCTGCCACCTGTGAAGCAAGAGCCACCTGACCCTGAGGAGGACAAGGAGGAGGAGAACAAGGATGACCCCACCGCTGACTTGGCCCCagaggaggaggcaggaggggctggCACGCCCGTG ATCACGGAGATTTTCAGCCTGGGTGGAACCCGCCTCCGGGACACAGCAGTCTGGTTGCCAAG GGCAGGCAATCGGGAAGGGAAGATGGATGTAAAGAGTGGGAGACCGAGGAGACACTGGCGCCCACGAGCACGAGCTGCAAACCACGCGGATGGCCCGGAACCCATGTCAGCCTCTCACCACCTCCAACTTCGATGA